In one window of Fibrobacter sp. UWH6 DNA:
- the radC gene encoding DNA repair protein RadC, producing MVPYNAISVKDCALVYQVPVENSSLLPREKIERLGPSAMSNEELLALILGSGCQNCDVFELSRHLADFLSSESTIPSLQRLRKIKGLGRVKASQVLACLELSGRYILSGNVSSVSSPEDLLPRLSYMKYEEQEHLVLVTLNSSNDVIRVHELTTGLVNQTPVHPREAFARAIEDRAVSVIFAHNHPSGSTSPSQEDISITRILCASGKILQIPVLDHIIVGRKGFTSICRLHSELFERGMEM from the coding sequence ATGGTTCCGTATAATGCGATTTCTGTAAAGGATTGTGCCTTGGTCTATCAGGTCCCTGTTGAAAATTCGTCGCTTCTTCCTCGCGAGAAAATTGAACGGCTTGGTCCCTCGGCTATGAGCAATGAGGAACTGCTTGCGCTGATTCTCGGTAGCGGCTGCCAGAATTGCGATGTTTTTGAATTGTCCAGGCATCTGGCAGATTTTCTTTCTTCTGAATCGACGATTCCTTCGCTTCAGCGTCTGCGTAAGATCAAGGGGCTGGGCCGTGTAAAGGCATCCCAGGTCCTTGCCTGCCTTGAATTGTCGGGGCGCTATATCCTCAGTGGTAACGTGAGCTCCGTTTCTTCGCCCGAAGATTTGCTGCCTAGGCTTTCCTATATGAAGTATGAGGAACAGGAACATCTTGTATTGGTGACGCTGAATTCCTCCAACGACGTCATCCGCGTTCATGAATTGACGACCGGGCTTGTGAATCAGACTCCGGTTCATCCTCGTGAAGCTTTTGCCCGTGCAATCGAAGACCGTGCCGTGTCTGTTATTTTCGCCCACAATCACCCTTCGGGTTCGACGTCTCCCAGTCAGGAAGATATTTCCATTACGCGGATTCTCTGTGCGTCGGGAAAAATTCTCCAGATTCCCGTTCTGGATCATATTATAGTGGGACGTAAGGGGTTTACCAGCATTTGTCGGCTCCACTCGGAACTGTTTGAACGGGGTATGGAAATGTAG
- a CDS encoding OmpA family protein: protein MKKVAMGLALALAASAFAGHPQTINKEGFVGVNNTQSAQSLGHSKLVFTLLGDATFGNNMFPAGADGLPVADFTGINANVGFAIGIWHYFDLGVTLPVYYDQYKRGENGDMEKMGYVGNLKGDLKARFPLPEDQPMDVAVYAGVAAGTADAKKQGLWVRYPEYVNKNTGVAYPYGTKNTTLDFGLAVTMDLEKTDAYPFLLHLNGGYRYTTNSEYLSLPYLNAAAEIYFLDFLSLFLEYHWDIQLDGITTNVGGWPVEDQKFDSKQLTGALVFHLPVGLDLHMGASYYLGGEKGVVVSIPNKDGNGNKVNYMPTRVNPEYTVYGGLTWSGFLLAQDRDGDGVVDDEDKCPDDYGHRLNQGCPLGNPDADEDGVCDAWVAEKGFLDEFSEVCEGVDQCPNEPGEGEDGCPLGNPDPDEDGVCDPWVSQRKMQKKFKDVCDGIDECPNQAGSPAFNGCPTKQPDPDNDGLCSPWVTDEGVLNEFADVCKGYDMCPGEAGTKANKGCPWDDPDSDNDGLCDEWVTQKKMGYYFEKAAEDENLKAEYFIEKTCKGIDKCPTEFGPANNEGCPLGNPDTDQDGFCDPWVTEKGLLEQYEGICQGIDKCPTEAGEAFAQGCPMDNPDADGDSLCAPWVTEKGMQKDFANICHGVDKCPVEAGPEWNKGCPAENPDPDQDSLCSPWVKKQGMLEQFKDVCHGIDRCEDEAGPEWNKGCPIDDDPDSDKDGICSQWVADKKLLDQFKDVCTGIDRCPDVAGDDGHGCPKKAPEKLDGVTFKSGKATLESNAKKILKSIAKKLVENDEYKDLKIVIQGHTDNVGKEKTNTKLSQQRAESVMKELTKAGVKKDRIKAIGMGPTCPVDDNSTADGRENNRRIEMVFVSPDDDGMSCHSNYVP, encoded by the coding sequence ATGAAAAAAGTAGCTATGGGTCTTGCCCTCGCTTTGGCGGCTTCTGCCTTTGCAGGTCATCCCCAGACAATCAATAAGGAAGGCTTTGTCGGTGTGAATAACACCCAGTCTGCCCAGTCTCTTGGACATTCCAAGCTGGTGTTTACCCTTTTGGGTGATGCCACATTTGGCAACAACATGTTCCCTGCAGGTGCAGACGGACTTCCTGTTGCTGATTTTACGGGTATCAACGCTAATGTGGGTTTTGCCATCGGTATCTGGCATTACTTTGACTTGGGCGTTACCCTGCCTGTGTACTATGACCAGTACAAGCGTGGCGAAAACGGCGACATGGAAAAGATGGGTTATGTCGGTAACCTGAAGGGTGACTTGAAGGCTCGCTTCCCTCTTCCCGAAGATCAGCCCATGGACGTGGCCGTCTATGCTGGTGTCGCTGCTGGTACTGCTGATGCCAAGAAGCAGGGCCTTTGGGTTCGCTATCCGGAATACGTAAACAAGAACACTGGTGTTGCCTATCCGTATGGTACCAAGAATACCACCCTGGACTTCGGCCTTGCCGTGACCATGGATCTTGAAAAGACTGACGCCTATCCGTTCCTGCTCCACTTGAATGGTGGCTACCGCTATACAACTAATAGCGAATATCTGTCTCTGCCTTACTTGAATGCTGCCGCAGAAATTTACTTCCTGGACTTCCTGTCCCTGTTCCTGGAATATCACTGGGATATCCAGTTGGATGGTATAACCACGAATGTTGGTGGTTGGCCTGTGGAAGATCAGAAATTTGACTCCAAGCAGTTGACCGGTGCCCTGGTGTTCCATCTGCCTGTTGGTCTGGATCTCCATATGGGTGCTTCTTACTACCTGGGTGGGGAAAAGGGTGTTGTCGTCTCTATCCCCAACAAGGATGGAAATGGCAACAAGGTTAACTACATGCCTACTCGCGTGAATCCGGAATACACCGTTTACGGTGGTCTTACCTGGAGCGGCTTCCTGCTTGCCCAGGACCGCGATGGCGATGGCGTCGTGGATGATGAAGATAAGTGCCCGGATGACTACGGTCATCGTCTGAACCAGGGTTGCCCGCTGGGTAATCCCGATGCTGACGAAGATGGCGTTTGCGATGCCTGGGTTGCCGAAAAGGGCTTCCTGGATGAATTCTCCGAAGTTTGCGAAGGCGTAGACCAGTGCCCCAACGAACCGGGTGAAGGCGAAGATGGTTGCCCGCTGGGTAATCCGGACCCGGATGAAGATGGTGTCTGCGATCCTTGGGTATCTCAGAGAAAGATGCAGAAGAAGTTCAAGGATGTTTGCGACGGCATCGATGAATGCCCGAACCAGGCCGGTTCTCCTGCATTCAACGGTTGCCCCACCAAGCAGCCGGACCCGGATAATGACGGTCTCTGCTCTCCGTGGGTAACTGACGAAGGCGTTCTGAACGAATTTGCTGACGTATGTAAGGGTTACGATATGTGCCCGGGCGAAGCTGGTACTAAGGCCAATAAGGGCTGCCCGTGGGATGATCCGGACTCCGATAACGACGGCCTTTGCGACGAATGGGTAACTCAGAAGAAGATGGGCTACTACTTCGAAAAGGCTGCTGAAGATGAAAACCTGAAGGCTGAATACTTCATTGAAAAGACCTGTAAGGGTATCGATAAGTGCCCCACCGAATTCGGTCCGGCAAACAACGAAGGTTGCCCGCTGGGTAATCCGGATACCGACCAGGATGGCTTCTGCGATCCTTGGGTAACTGAGAAGGGCTTGCTGGAACAGTACGAAGGTATCTGCCAGGGTATCGATAAGTGCCCGACTGAAGCCGGTGAAGCTTTCGCTCAGGGTTGCCCGATGGACAATCCGGATGCCGATGGTGACTCTCTGTGCGCACCTTGGGTAACTGAAAAGGGTATGCAGAAGGACTTTGCAAATATCTGCCACGGCGTCGATAAGTGCCCGGTGGAAGCAGGTCCGGAATGGAATAAGGGCTGCCCGGCTGAAAATCCGGACCCCGACCAGGATAGCCTCTGCTCTCCGTGGGTGAAGAAGCAGGGTATGCTCGAACAGTTCAAGGATGTTTGCCACGGTATTGACCGCTGCGAAGATGAAGCAGGTCCGGAATGGAATAAGGGTTGCCCGATTGACGACGATCCGGACTCCGATAAGGATGGCATCTGCTCTCAGTGGGTTGCCGATAAGAAGCTCCTGGATCAGTTCAAGGATGTATGTACCGGCATCGACCGCTGCCCGGATGTGGCTGGCGACGATGGTCACGGCTGCCCCAAGAAGGCTCCTGAAAAGCTTGATGGTGTTACCTTCAAGTCCGGTAAGGCTACCCTCGAATCCAACGCTAAGAAGATCTTGAAGAGCATCGCTAAGAAGCTTGTCGAAAATGACGAGTATAAGGATCTGAAAATCGTTATCCAGGGTCATACCGATAACGTTGGTAAGGAAAAGACCAACACCAAGCTTTCTCAGCAGCGTGCAGAATCCGTGATGAAGGAACTGACCAAGGCTGGCGTGAAGAAGGATCGTATCAAGGCAATTGGTATGGGCCCGACTTGCCCGGTCGACGACAACAGCACTGCTGATGGCCGTGAAAACAACCGCCGTATCGAAATGGTCTTCGTAAGCCCGGACGATGACGGTATGAGCTGCCATAGCAACTACGTTCCGTAA